A single Bacillus sp. OxB-1 DNA region contains:
- a CDS encoding 3-hydroxyacyl-CoA dehydrogenase: protein MIKNIVVVGSGVMGRGIAYVGATGGYSVTIVDINQDALQNAEKEIDLIFDKGLERGKITNEAAEQARENLYYATDLAEAAKSADLVIEAVPEIADIKKGVFETIEEHAPAHCYFATNTSTMSPTEIASYAKRPEMTIAMHFFNPVHKMPLVEIIRGLETSDETADVIRQVAINMGKETVVINEFPGFVTSRISALVGNEAFYMLQEGLGTPEEIDKAIKLGLNYPMGPFELVDLVGLDARLNNLRYMHEKLGEKYRPAPLLEQYVKAGRLGRKSGKGVYDYTQKEKDDK from the coding sequence ATGATCAAAAATATTGTAGTTGTCGGATCCGGCGTCATGGGAAGAGGAATCGCCTACGTCGGAGCGACAGGCGGATACTCCGTCACCATCGTAGATATTAATCAAGACGCTCTGCAAAACGCGGAAAAGGAAATCGACCTGATTTTCGACAAAGGGCTGGAACGCGGCAAAATTACAAATGAAGCAGCTGAGCAGGCGCGCGAAAATCTGTACTATGCAACGGATTTGGCGGAAGCTGCCAAATCAGCTGATCTTGTCATAGAGGCGGTTCCTGAAATTGCAGATATTAAAAAAGGTGTATTTGAAACGATTGAAGAACATGCTCCTGCCCATTGCTACTTCGCGACAAACACATCGACGATGAGCCCGACGGAAATCGCATCATATGCAAAACGTCCGGAAATGACAATCGCGATGCACTTCTTCAATCCTGTACATAAAATGCCGTTGGTCGAAATCATCCGTGGACTTGAAACAAGTGATGAAACTGCTGATGTAATCCGCCAAGTCGCTATCAATATGGGCAAAGAGACAGTTGTCATCAACGAGTTCCCGGGATTCGTTACAAGCCGAATCAGCGCTCTTGTTGGAAACGAAGCATTCTATATGCTGCAGGAAGGACTCGGAACTCCAGAAGAAATCGACAAGGCAATCAAATTAGGTTTGAATTATCCGATGGGACCTTTCGAACTCGTCGACTTGGTCGGCCTCGATGCCCGTCTGAACAACCTCAGATACATGCACGAAAAACTGGGCGAAAAATACCGTCCGGCGCCGTTGCTCGAACAATATGTCAAAGCGGGACGCCTGGGCCGGAAAAGCGGCAAAGGGGTCTATGACTATACACAAAAGGAGAAGGATGACAAATGA
- a CDS encoding enoyl-CoA hydratase-related protein yields MEPILYEKKNNIAYVTINREEALNCFNYEALQKLQEVTNSIALDPEVRVVIFTGAGEKAFSAGADLKERKTLNDTEVRRNVKAIRDAFNGIAELPQPTIAAVNGYALGGGFELMVACDFPIAVKEATLGLTETSWAIIPGAGGTQRLPRLIGEMKAKELIFTAKRLTAEEAYDIGLLLQVVEKENLISSCEQLAENILKNGPVAIKQAKYAINEGLNTDLRTGLAIESKAYELTIPTEDRMEALHAFSEKRKPVFSGK; encoded by the coding sequence GTGGAGCCTATTTTATATGAAAAGAAAAACAATATCGCTTATGTGACAATCAATCGTGAAGAAGCGTTAAACTGCTTCAACTATGAAGCGCTTCAAAAATTACAGGAAGTGACTAATTCAATCGCTTTGGATCCGGAAGTCCGTGTCGTCATCTTCACGGGCGCCGGGGAGAAGGCTTTCAGTGCGGGAGCCGACTTGAAAGAGCGGAAAACTTTGAATGATACCGAAGTGAGACGGAATGTAAAAGCGATCCGCGATGCCTTCAACGGCATTGCCGAACTACCACAGCCAACGATTGCGGCGGTTAATGGCTATGCACTTGGCGGCGGGTTCGAACTGATGGTGGCATGCGACTTCCCGATTGCGGTGAAAGAAGCAACACTCGGGTTGACGGAAACGAGCTGGGCGATTATTCCAGGCGCGGGCGGTACACAACGTTTGCCACGCCTGATAGGTGAGATGAAAGCAAAGGAATTGATCTTTACGGCGAAACGGTTGACGGCAGAGGAAGCATATGACATTGGCCTCCTCCTGCAAGTGGTGGAGAAGGAAAACCTGATTTCCAGCTGTGAGCAATTAGCGGAAAATATTTTGAAAAACGGTCCGGTTGCCATCAAACAAGCAAAATATGCAATCAATGAAGGACTGAATACCGACTTGAGGACGGGTCTCGCAATCGAGTCGAAAGCATACGAATTGACCATTCCGACAGAAGATCGGATGGAAGCTCTTCACGCCTTCAGTGAAAAGAGAAAGCCCGTATTCTCAGGCAAATAA
- the paaB gene encoding 1,2-phenylacetyl-CoA epoxidase subunit PaaB, whose translation MSEKTFYQEFEVFSKRTPTSSFQHQFDLLAPNEDMALILAQENFMRREPVVDIWVVNKKDVRKMDEEERLSLQRLDNKDYRTTKGYGYLRKKWREYEQGMLDEKEILSWAGGRKK comes from the coding sequence ATGTCAGAGAAAACTTTTTATCAGGAATTTGAAGTGTTCAGCAAGAGAACACCGACTTCCTCATTTCAACATCAATTTGACCTATTGGCTCCAAACGAAGATATGGCTCTCATCTTGGCGCAAGAGAACTTCATGCGCCGGGAGCCTGTAGTTGATATCTGGGTCGTCAACAAGAAAGACGTACGGAAAATGGATGAAGAGGAGAGATTGTCTCTTCAACGTTTGGATAATAAAGATTACCGGACTACGAAAGGGTACGGATATCTTCGTAAAAAATGGCGTGAGTACGAACAAGGCATGCTGGACGAGAAGGAAATACTGTCATGGGCGGGAGGAAGAAAGAAATGA
- a CDS encoding EthD family reductase, giving the protein MAKLIALYKHPENKEEFDEHYFNVHGPITAKIPGLREMKVTKFNGTPMGGEAPYYLMCEMIYDDMESLQAGLRSDEGKASGKDLMGFAGKLVTLMIGEDS; this is encoded by the coding sequence ATGGCTAAACTGATCGCTCTTTACAAACATCCAGAAAACAAGGAAGAATTCGACGAACACTATTTCAATGTTCACGGCCCGATCACTGCTAAGATTCCGGGATTGCGTGAAATGAAAGTGACAAAATTCAACGGAACTCCAATGGGTGGAGAAGCTCCATACTATTTAATGTGCGAAATGATTTACGATGACATGGAATCACTTCAGGCAGGACTTCGTTCCGACGAAGGAAAGGCATCCGGCAAGGACTTGATGGGCTTTGCTGGTAAACTGGTAACATTGATGATCGGCGAGGACAGCTAA
- the paaD gene encoding 1,2-phenylacetyl-CoA epoxidase subunit PaaD: MVLSTNPEVEAVLQVLGTVKDPEIDTVSIVDLGMVEKVETENNNVTVTLLPTFLGCPALEIIRENTRKAVSALPDVGEVTVDFIYSPPWTSDRVTEQGRAGLKEFGIAAPPRHIEEDGSWHVDCPYCESTYVTMENIFGPTACRSILYCKNCKTPFEAMKPVSTLM; the protein is encoded by the coding sequence ATGGTACTATCTACAAATCCGGAGGTTGAGGCAGTGCTCCAAGTTCTTGGGACTGTCAAAGACCCGGAAATCGATACGGTAAGCATTGTGGATCTTGGAATGGTAGAGAAGGTCGAGACGGAAAACAATAACGTCACTGTGACTCTATTGCCGACATTTTTAGGCTGCCCAGCGCTTGAAATCATTCGGGAGAACACTAGAAAAGCTGTCTCAGCGCTTCCTGACGTGGGGGAAGTGACGGTGGACTTCATCTATAGTCCACCTTGGACTTCGGACCGCGTGACGGAACAAGGACGTGCGGGGCTGAAAGAGTTCGGTATTGCAGCCCCTCCACGTCACATCGAAGAAGACGGTTCGTGGCATGTGGATTGCCCATATTGTGAATCGACGTATGTGACGATGGAAAATATTTTTGGCCCGACTGCTTGCAGAAGCATTTTATATTGCAAAAACTGCAAAACCCCTTTCGAGGCGATGAAACCTGTTTCAACATTAATGTAA
- a CDS encoding aldehyde dehydrogenase family protein — MTKTQETAVETQSMKRDYYKLFINGEQVDASNGARTKVVNPATGEVFAEVAKATQEDAQRAVEAARAAFDNGKWKRTPTGRRARVLNKIAAIMRSRFNELVELEVLNTGKSIGAAQAQINQAVEDFEFYAGAIVAHRGSVNNVPGQFHNYTEKEPIGVAAQIIPWNYPLMMAAWKIAPAIAAGCSVIIKPASLTPLTAIILGEICHEAGVPEGVVNILPGSGSEIGNFLVEHELVNKVAFTGSTPIGKDIMARASSTLKRVTLELGGKSPNLVFEDADIDAAVDGSLYGIFNNTGQSCEARSRLYIHESIYDEFMEKFIEKTNRIVLGDPFSQETHVGAVIDQGQLDTVKYYVQSAIDEGAEILAGGKQLHPEGFENGFWYAPTVIGNVTQDMKVVQEEIFGPVVVVSKFSDEKEAIKLANDTEFGLGSAIWSKDGARCTRVANQIEAGIVMVNCPFSAFPGTPFGGYKQSGFGRELAIETLDLYSETKSIMSYFGARPLNPFGL, encoded by the coding sequence ATGACTAAAACACAAGAAACAGCAGTTGAAACTCAATCCATGAAGCGCGACTACTACAAGCTTTTCATCAACGGCGAACAAGTCGATGCGAGCAACGGTGCCCGCACGAAAGTCGTCAACCCTGCCACAGGGGAAGTTTTTGCTGAAGTAGCGAAAGCGACACAAGAGGATGCTCAACGTGCTGTTGAAGCAGCTAGAGCAGCATTCGACAACGGGAAATGGAAACGTACTCCTACAGGACGCCGTGCCCGCGTTTTGAACAAAATTGCGGCAATCATGCGCAGCCGTTTCAACGAACTCGTTGAATTGGAAGTTCTGAACACAGGTAAATCGATCGGTGCAGCACAAGCACAAATCAACCAAGCAGTTGAAGATTTCGAATTCTACGCAGGTGCGATTGTCGCTCACCGCGGCTCTGTCAATAACGTTCCTGGACAATTCCACAACTACACGGAGAAAGAGCCGATTGGTGTCGCTGCACAAATCATCCCTTGGAACTATCCATTGATGATGGCTGCTTGGAAAATTGCGCCGGCAATCGCTGCGGGCTGTTCCGTTATCATCAAGCCTGCATCTTTGACTCCATTGACAGCTATCATCCTTGGGGAAATCTGTCACGAAGCAGGTGTTCCAGAAGGCGTCGTCAACATCCTTCCAGGCTCCGGTTCTGAAATCGGAAACTTCCTAGTAGAGCACGAGCTAGTCAACAAAGTGGCATTCACAGGTTCGACGCCAATCGGGAAAGATATCATGGCACGCGCTTCCAGCACTTTAAAACGCGTCACGCTTGAACTTGGCGGTAAATCTCCGAACCTCGTATTCGAAGATGCGGACATCGATGCAGCAGTAGACGGTTCCCTCTATGGTATCTTCAACAACACGGGACAATCTTGTGAAGCAAGATCCCGTCTATACATTCATGAAAGCATTTATGATGAGTTCATGGAGAAATTCATCGAGAAAACGAACCGAATCGTCCTAGGCGATCCATTCAGCCAAGAGACGCATGTTGGCGCGGTTATTGACCAAGGTCAATTGGACACAGTGAAATATTATGTTCAATCCGCAATCGATGAAGGCGCTGAAATCTTAGCAGGTGGAAAACAACTGCATCCAGAAGGCTTCGAAAATGGATTCTGGTATGCACCAACTGTCATCGGCAACGTCACACAAGATATGAAAGTCGTTCAAGAAGAAATCTTCGGACCAGTTGTTGTCGTTTCTAAATTCTCCGATGAGAAGGAAGCGATCAAATTGGCGAACGACACAGAATTCGGCCTCGGATCTGCAATCTGGTCGAAAGACGGAGCGAGATGTACTCGTGTTGCGAATCAGATTGAAGCGGGAATTGTCATGGTCAACTGCCCATTCTCTGCATTCCCTGGAACACCATTTGGCGGATACAAACAATCCGGTTTCGGACGCGAGCTAGCAATCGAAACATTGGACCTTTATTCAGAAACGAAGAGCATTATGTCTTACTTCGGTGCACGTCCACTGAATCCGTTCGGACTATAA
- the paaX gene encoding phenylacetic acid degradation operon negative regulatory protein PaaX: protein MIFTIFGDYIRHYGNKIWIGSLIRLMKEFGHNEQSVRVAVSRMMKLGWFNTERQGKKSYYYLTPRGVSRMDEAASRIFKLDPHAWDGKWRMLMYTIPEEKRQIRDELRKELLWSGFGSFSNGCWISPNNLEKEVNLLIEKYEISEYVDFFISEHRGPQTDRSLVERSWPLEEIEEKYEEFISTYSKKYIISNSQMESGQMTDAQCFVERTNLVHEYRKFLFTDPGLPKELLPEMWNGNHAALLFAQYYKLLAQPASRFFEEVFRKDNDLSHKDESYDAIDHPMIIR from the coding sequence ATGATTTTTACGATATTTGGTGATTACATTCGTCATTATGGAAACAAAATATGGATTGGCAGTTTAATCAGGCTGATGAAGGAATTCGGCCACAATGAGCAATCTGTGCGGGTCGCTGTTTCACGTATGATGAAATTGGGATGGTTCAATACCGAAAGGCAAGGGAAAAAGAGCTACTATTATCTGACGCCTCGGGGTGTATCCCGGATGGATGAAGCGGCGTCGCGTATCTTTAAACTGGATCCACATGCGTGGGACGGGAAATGGCGGATGCTTATGTACACGATTCCGGAAGAGAAGCGGCAAATCCGGGATGAACTCCGGAAGGAATTGCTATGGAGTGGATTCGGCAGCTTTTCCAATGGATGCTGGATTTCTCCGAATAACTTGGAAAAAGAAGTGAATCTCCTAATCGAGAAGTATGAGATCAGTGAGTATGTTGATTTCTTTATTTCAGAACATCGAGGGCCGCAAACAGATCGATCCCTTGTGGAGCGGAGCTGGCCGTTAGAGGAGATTGAGGAAAAGTACGAGGAGTTCATCTCCACGTACAGTAAGAAATATATCATCTCCAACAGCCAAATGGAGAGCGGTCAGATGACAGATGCTCAATGTTTCGTGGAAAGGACGAATCTCGTCCACGAATATCGGAAATTTCTATTTACGGACCCGGGCCTTCCGAAAGAACTTCTTCCCGAAATGTGGAATGGGAACCACGCGGCACTTTTATTTGCTCAATATTACAAACTGCTTGCCCAACCCGCAAGCCGTTTCTTCGAAGAGGTTTTTCGAAAAGATAATGATTTGAGCCATAAAGATGAATCCTACGATGCAATCGATCATCCGATGATAATCCGATAG
- the paaC gene encoding 1,2-phenylacetyl-CoA epoxidase subunit PaaC, which produces MSNTEKVLTTEEKDALKALLFQLADDDFLFSYRASEWLGLAPHIEEDVASSSITQDTMGHSAMYYKLLEDLGAGKADDLAHLRPAGERRNSVLVERVNGEGYYMETPQYDWAYTVVRSYFYTQAKKVKIDSLRTSAYEPLADIAIKANMELYYHLMHWKLWFEQLLSSTDDAKNRMKQAIELVVPDFGDVFSYGNEKENIEKAGFIASEEELKANWVAALTPVFEKLGLDLPTIPAKPEMNGRNGEHTKDLEDAIATLSEVYRLDTTTAW; this is translated from the coding sequence ATGAGCAATACGGAAAAAGTACTAACTACAGAAGAGAAAGACGCACTAAAAGCACTTTTATTCCAACTGGCTGATGACGACTTCCTGTTTTCTTATCGTGCATCCGAATGGCTTGGCTTGGCTCCACACATCGAGGAGGACGTGGCATCTTCTTCCATCACGCAAGACACGATGGGCCATTCGGCAATGTACTATAAACTATTGGAAGACCTTGGTGCAGGGAAAGCGGATGATTTGGCTCATCTGCGCCCAGCGGGAGAGAGACGCAACAGCGTATTGGTGGAACGTGTAAACGGAGAAGGCTATTACATGGAGACGCCGCAATACGACTGGGCGTATACAGTCGTAAGAAGTTATTTCTACACGCAAGCGAAAAAAGTGAAAATCGATTCTTTGCGCACAAGCGCTTACGAGCCATTAGCGGACATAGCTATCAAGGCGAATATGGAACTCTATTATCACTTGATGCATTGGAAGCTTTGGTTCGAGCAGCTTCTCAGCTCAACAGATGACGCGAAGAACCGGATGAAGCAAGCGATCGAATTGGTCGTTCCGGATTTCGGCGACGTGTTCTCTTACGGAAATGAAAAAGAAAACATTGAAAAAGCAGGATTCATTGCATCGGAAGAAGAATTGAAAGCTAACTGGGTTGCTGCACTTACCCCTGTTTTCGAGAAATTAGGACTCGATCTTCCGACAATCCCTGCAAAACCTGAAATGAATGGCCGTAACGGCGAACATACAAAAGACTTGGAAGATGCTATTGCAACACTTTCCGAAGTCTATCGATTGGACACTACAACTGCCTGGTGA
- a CDS encoding enoyl-CoA hydratase/isomerase family protein — protein MSGYEFIETSVDNMTGVIELNRPRQYNSINRKMVSEILHAMQTFDQDDEVRVILVAGKGKAFSAGADIDEMAEADSMSLELLNQFEDWDRLALIKKPVIGAVHGFVFGGGFELALCCDVILAAKGTEFSFPEVSLGVMPGAGGTQRLTKLVGRAKAIEWLWTGERIPAEELLKYGAINRIVSPEVLREEALRFANRIAKMPPLSLRLIKDSVNKAVDYSLYEGMQYERKNFYLLFSSEDQKEGMNAFIEKRKPNYKGK, from the coding sequence ATGAGCGGTTATGAGTTCATTGAGACGTCGGTTGACAATATGACAGGTGTCATCGAACTCAATCGGCCGCGTCAATATAATTCAATCAACCGTAAAATGGTAAGCGAAATCTTACATGCCATGCAAACGTTTGACCAGGATGACGAAGTGCGCGTCATCCTGGTTGCTGGCAAAGGGAAGGCTTTCTCCGCAGGTGCCGATATCGATGAGATGGCGGAAGCCGATTCCATGAGCTTGGAATTATTGAACCAATTCGAGGATTGGGATCGCTTGGCCCTCATCAAGAAACCGGTCATCGGTGCAGTCCATGGCTTCGTATTCGGCGGGGGCTTCGAACTGGCTCTTTGCTGTGACGTGATCTTGGCGGCAAAAGGAACGGAGTTTTCATTCCCGGAAGTGAGCCTTGGCGTCATGCCGGGTGCAGGCGGGACACAACGGTTGACGAAACTGGTCGGCCGGGCGAAAGCAATCGAATGGTTGTGGACGGGAGAACGGATTCCAGCAGAAGAGTTGTTGAAATATGGGGCTATCAATCGGATCGTTTCACCGGAAGTTCTACGGGAAGAAGCTCTTCGATTCGCAAACCGGATCGCCAAGATGCCGCCTCTTTCCCTTCGGTTGATCAAAGACTCGGTGAATAAGGCAGTCGATTATTCACTGTATGAAGGAATGCAGTACGAACGTAAGAACTTCTATTTATTATTTTCTTCGGAAGATCAAAAAGAAGGTATGAACGCCTTCATTGAAAAGAGAAAACCGAATTACAAAGGGAAATGA
- a CDS encoding gamma carbonic anhydrase family protein, whose product MIIPYNGKKADVHPSVFVAPGAYLIGDVTIDEESTIWFNAVLRGDEGSITIGKRCSIQDNSTIHLYEGAPVLVEDEVTVGHNVILHGCTIRKRSIIGMGTTILDNAEIGEECIIGANTLIPSGKVIPPRSLVVGSPGKVVRELTQEDLDLIQLSIDTYVQKGHDFNEILKDEAEQA is encoded by the coding sequence ATGATTATTCCATACAACGGCAAAAAAGCGGATGTACATCCATCGGTATTCGTCGCCCCGGGTGCCTATCTGATCGGGGACGTGACCATCGACGAAGAGTCCACCATCTGGTTCAATGCGGTATTACGTGGAGATGAAGGCTCCATTACGATTGGGAAACGATGCAGCATCCAGGACAACTCCACCATCCATTTATATGAAGGAGCTCCTGTCTTAGTCGAAGACGAAGTGACGGTCGGCCACAACGTCATCCTGCATGGGTGCACAATTAGAAAGCGCTCTATTATTGGGATGGGAACCACCATTCTCGACAATGCGGAAATTGGCGAGGAATGTATTATCGGAGCGAATACCCTCATCCCTTCCGGAAAGGTCATCCCTCCCCGCTCATTGGTTGTCGGTTCGCCGGGGAAGGTCGTCCGTGAACTGACGCAGGAAGACTTGGACCTGATCCAGCTTTCCATCGACACATACGTCCAAAAAGGACATGATTTTAACGAAATCCTGAAAGACGAAGCCGAACAAGCTTAA
- a CDS encoding enoyl-CoA hydratase-related protein, whose amino-acid sequence MFETITYEIKDGVAWLTMNRPDKLNAFIAQMNREIKDAIRSASQDESVRCIVLTGEGRAFCSGQDLSEVTEDMDLGQVLRDHYGPMILQIEKCEKPIIAAINGVAAGAGFSLALASDFRLISERASLVNAFIHVGLIPDSGNLYYLTQLVGPAKAAELSILGEKVTADQAVEWGLANRKIAEEAWEEEVTAFAARIAALPTKTIGLIKRGLKDAAALPFETFLEREAEGQRIAGLTEDHREGVTAFLEKRKPVYKGK is encoded by the coding sequence GTGTTCGAAACGATTACGTATGAGATAAAAGACGGTGTAGCATGGCTTACGATGAACCGGCCAGACAAATTAAACGCATTTATCGCCCAGATGAACCGTGAGATCAAAGATGCCATTCGATCGGCTTCTCAGGATGAGTCGGTGCGCTGTATTGTTCTGACAGGTGAAGGCCGTGCCTTTTGTTCTGGACAGGATCTTTCGGAAGTGACGGAAGACATGGATTTGGGACAAGTATTGCGGGATCACTACGGGCCTATGATACTTCAAATCGAAAAATGTGAAAAACCGATCATCGCAGCCATCAATGGCGTGGCGGCGGGGGCTGGCTTCAGTCTGGCCCTGGCATCCGATTTCCGTCTCATTTCAGAACGTGCCAGCTTGGTAAACGCATTCATCCATGTTGGATTGATTCCGGATTCGGGGAATCTGTATTACTTAACACAACTGGTCGGTCCTGCAAAAGCAGCCGAACTTTCAATCCTCGGGGAGAAAGTGACAGCTGACCAAGCGGTTGAGTGGGGCTTGGCCAACCGCAAAATTGCGGAAGAGGCGTGGGAAGAGGAAGTTACTGCCTTCGCAGCACGCATTGCGGCTTTGCCAACGAAGACAATCGGTTTGATCAAACGCGGACTGAAAGATGCAGCGGCACTTCCTTTCGAGACTTTCCTGGAAAGGGAAGCGGAGGGACAACGGATCGCAGGCCTTACGGAAGATCACCGCGAAGGCGTCACTGCATTTTTGGAAAAACGGAAGCCTGTATATAAAGGAAAATAA
- the paaA gene encoding 1,2-phenylacetyl-CoA epoxidase subunit PaaA, with product MVTLTTMTEEEKMARFMERIEAGEKIEADDWMPDDYRETLIKLISMHGISEIMGALPEKEWVPKAPSLYRKLGIMAKVQDEMGHGQLLLRVAEDLMKPYGKTRGDLMQDLFNEDLKFHNVFHMETKTWADAGLIGWLVDGAAIISQTNMLGASYGPYAKALQRICAEEVFHAQHGEAIIMALAEGTEEQKAMIQDALNRWWPSLLMFFGPASKSTTGSSKQDTTIKYKIRINTNEELRQSFLDKYIPRILSLGLTIPDPTLHYDEEKGEWVYEQPDWNEFKKIIGNQGPRSQARLNLRRSSYQNNAWVREALAAVVN from the coding sequence ATGGTTACATTGACAACGATGACAGAAGAAGAAAAAATGGCGCGCTTCATGGAGCGCATCGAAGCGGGAGAGAAGATTGAAGCGGATGATTGGATGCCGGACGATTACCGTGAAACACTCATCAAATTGATCTCCATGCACGGTATCAGTGAAATTATGGGAGCGCTTCCTGAAAAAGAATGGGTTCCTAAAGCGCCTTCCCTATATCGTAAACTTGGCATCATGGCAAAAGTCCAAGACGAAATGGGCCATGGCCAGCTTCTACTTCGCGTAGCGGAAGATTTGATGAAACCTTACGGCAAGACACGCGGCGATCTCATGCAAGATCTTTTCAACGAAGATCTGAAATTCCACAACGTCTTCCATATGGAAACGAAAACATGGGCGGACGCTGGATTGATCGGTTGGCTCGTAGACGGGGCAGCGATCATTTCCCAAACGAATATGCTTGGTGCTTCTTACGGTCCATATGCAAAAGCATTACAGCGGATCTGTGCAGAGGAAGTTTTCCACGCACAGCATGGCGAGGCAATCATCATGGCATTGGCAGAAGGTACGGAAGAACAAAAAGCGATGATTCAAGATGCGTTGAACCGCTGGTGGCCATCCCTTCTTATGTTCTTTGGCCCAGCGAGCAAATCGACGACAGGCAGCTCGAAACAGGATACGACGATCAAATATAAAATCCGAATCAATACGAACGAGGAATTGCGTCAAAGCTTCCTGGATAAATATATCCCAAGGATCCTGTCTCTCGGCCTGACAATCCCTGATCCGACACTTCACTACGACGAAGAGAAAGGCGAATGGGTCTATGAGCAGCCTGACTGGAATGAATTCAAGAAAATCATCGGCAACCAAGGACCGAGATCACAGGCTCGCCTGAATTTGCGACGCTCTTCATATCAAAATAACGCATGGGTACGTGAAGCGTTAGCTGCGGTAGTAAATTAA
- a CDS encoding thiolase family protein, with protein sequence MKEVVIVDAVRTPFGRYKGALKSVRPDDLGAVVIKALLERNPKLPPEQIEEVVFGNANQAGEDNRNVARMSALLAGLPIEVGGTTVNRLCGSGLDAVMYAARAIMANEGDIYIAGGTESMTRAPFVMGKPEVDYPRGDMKMFDTTIGWRFTNKKLEAMYGSDTMPKTAENVAERFNITREEQDAFALESQRRAKKAMEENAFKDEIVPVVYKDRKGNEIVVDTDEHPRPETTAEALGKLRPIFEGGTVTAGNASGVNDGAAALLVMSADKAKELGLKPLAKYVVGATAGLEPAVMGLGPIYASRKAMQRAGLTVDDIGLVELNEAFASQSLECIRQLELDTEKVNVNGGAIAFGHPLGASGARILTTLIYEMNKRDTQYGLATMCIGVGQGIATIVEKA encoded by the coding sequence ATGAAGGAAGTCGTAATCGTTGATGCCGTCCGCACGCCATTCGGCCGATATAAAGGTGCATTGAAGTCGGTAAGACCGGATGATTTAGGTGCGGTTGTCATCAAGGCTTTATTGGAACGGAATCCGAAACTCCCGCCTGAGCAAATTGAAGAAGTTGTCTTCGGAAACGCAAATCAGGCAGGAGAAGATAACCGGAACGTCGCGAGGATGTCTGCGTTGCTTGCAGGGCTTCCAATCGAAGTTGGAGGCACGACAGTGAACCGTCTATGCGGTTCAGGCCTCGATGCAGTCATGTACGCTGCAAGGGCAATCATGGCAAATGAAGGGGACATCTACATCGCGGGTGGAACAGAAAGCATGACGCGCGCTCCATTCGTCATGGGGAAACCGGAAGTGGATTACCCGCGTGGCGATATGAAAATGTTCGACACGACGATCGGCTGGCGCTTTACAAACAAAAAACTGGAAGCCATGTACGGCTCCGATACGATGCCGAAAACAGCTGAAAATGTGGCGGAACGTTTCAATATTACACGCGAAGAGCAAGATGCGTTCGCATTGGAAAGCCAGCGACGTGCGAAAAAAGCGATGGAAGAGAATGCATTCAAAGATGAAATCGTCCCTGTCGTCTACAAGGACCGGAAAGGGAATGAAATCGTTGTCGACACCGATGAACATCCACGCCCGGAAACGACAGCGGAAGCTTTGGGCAAACTGCGTCCGATCTTCGAAGGCGGCACGGTAACAGCCGGAAACGCATCAGGAGTGAACGACGGCGCTGCGGCCCTACTCGTCATGAGTGCGGACAAAGCAAAAGAGCTAGGTTTGAAACCGTTAGCGAAATACGTAGTGGGCGCAACGGCCGGACTGGAGCCTGCGGTCATGGGCTTGGGTCCAATCTACGCTTCCCGGAAAGCGATGCAGCGCGCTGGATTGACAGTAGACGATATCGGCTTAGTCGAGCTGAACGAAGCTTTTGCTTCCCAATCATTGGAGTGTATTCGCCAATTGGAATTGGATACGGAAAAAGTCAATGTCAACGGCGGAGCAATCGCATTCGGACACCCACTTGGCGCAAGCGGAGCTCGTATTTTGACTACCCTCATCTATGAAATGAATAAGCGTGATACCCAATACGGTTTGGCAACAATGTGCATCGGCGTCGGCCAAGGTATTGCTACGATTGTAGAAAAAGCATAA